A genomic region of Devosia ginsengisoli contains the following coding sequences:
- a CDS encoding division plane positioning ATPase MipZ — MARQGVHVIVVGNEKGGSGKSTTAFHLAIYLLYEGFKVASIDVDSRQQTLTWYVRNRRDWARNRGLRIPHTTHFHLPLSRGDSVKENHRAEFDLFRQAVAEVEHDADFIVIDTPGFDTNLTRLAHSLADTLVTPVNDSLIDLNVMAQFDAVTGEPREMSHYARLVQRARSERLSIDGRTIDWILVRNRISMLSSRNMRQVQTMLERIALRLGCRVADGIAERVIFRSLFPSGMTVFDPLDDDLLGGLPSMSHMSARQEYRNLVAALHLPTNEIIAARQAREAPDDDAVRRFIHMMQTDP, encoded by the coding sequence ATGGCTCGGCAGGGCGTGCATGTCATTGTGGTGGGCAATGAGAAGGGCGGGTCGGGCAAGTCGACCACGGCCTTTCATCTGGCCATCTACCTGCTCTACGAGGGCTTCAAGGTGGCGTCCATCGATGTGGACAGCCGCCAGCAGACGCTGACCTGGTATGTGCGCAACCGGCGCGACTGGGCGCGCAATCGCGGCTTGCGCATTCCCCACACCACCCATTTCCACCTGCCACTATCGCGCGGCGACTCCGTCAAGGAGAACCACCGCGCCGAGTTCGACCTGTTCCGGCAGGCGGTGGCCGAGGTGGAGCATGATGCCGATTTCATTGTCATCGACACGCCCGGCTTCGATACCAATCTCACCCGCCTGGCCCATTCCTTGGCCGATACGCTGGTGACCCCGGTCAATGACAGCCTGATCGACCTCAATGTCATGGCGCAGTTCGACGCCGTGACCGGCGAGCCGCGCGAGATGAGCCATTATGCGCGCCTCGTGCAGCGCGCCCGCTCCGAGCGCCTGTCCATCGACGGCAGGACCATTGACTGGATATTGGTGCGGAACCGCATTTCCATGCTGTCATCGCGCAATATGCGGCAGGTGCAGACCATGCTGGAGCGCATCGCCCTGCGGCTGGGCTGCCGGGTGGCCGACGGCATTGCCGAGCGCGTGATCTTCCGCTCGCTGTTTCCATCAGGCATGACGGTGTTCGATCCCTTGGATGATGACCTGCTGGGCGGGCTGCCATCCATGTCGCATATGAGCGCGCGGCAGGAATATCGCAATCTGGTAGCGGCCCTGCATCTGCCCACCAACGAGATCATCGCCGCCCGCCAGGCGCGCGAAGCACCCGACGACGACGCCGTCCGCCGCTTCATCCACATGATGCAGACCGATCCCTGA
- a CDS encoding division plane positioning ATPase MipZ, translating to MARDGAHVIVVGNEKGGSGKSTTAFHLAVYLLYAGHRVATIDVDSRQQTLTHYVRNRRAHCKETGRSLPNPLHFHLPSAWGDSVKENQKAEFEVFRRAVGEVENSVDFLVIDTPGFDTNLTRLAHSLADTLVTPVNDSLIDINVLARTDPQTGLPVETSHYARLVQRARSERMGVDGETIDWVLVRNRISMLASRNARQVHTTLEGIATRFGCRIADGIAERVIFRSLFPSGTTVFDPLDEEGEAASVSHVSARQEYRNLVAALNLPLRSADQERLSA from the coding sequence ATGGCGCGTGATGGTGCGCATGTCATTGTAGTGGGCAATGAGAAGGGCGGGTCGGGCAAGTCGACCACCGCCTTCCACCTGGCCGTCTACCTGCTCTATGCCGGCCATCGCGTCGCGACCATCGACGTGGACAGCCGCCAGCAGACGCTGACCCATTACGTCCGCAACCGGCGCGCCCATTGCAAGGAAACCGGGCGCAGCCTGCCCAATCCGCTGCATTTCCACCTACCGTCGGCCTGGGGCGACTCGGTCAAGGAAAACCAGAAGGCCGAATTCGAAGTCTTCCGCCGCGCCGTGGGCGAGGTCGAGAACAGCGTCGATTTCCTGGTCATCGATACGCCCGGTTTCGACACCAACCTGACCCGGCTGGCCCATTCGCTGGCCGATACGCTGGTGACTCCGGTCAATGACAGCCTGATCGATATCAACGTGCTGGCGCGCACCGATCCCCAAACCGGTCTGCCGGTCGAAACCAGCCACTATGCCCGCCTCGTGCAGCGCGCCCGTTCCGAGCGCATGGGCGTGGATGGTGAAACCATTGACTGGGTGCTGGTGCGCAACCGCATATCCATGCTGGCCTCGCGCAATGCGCGGCAGGTTCACACCACGCTCGAAGGCATCGCCACCCGTTTCGGTTGCCGCATTGCCGATGGCATTGCCGAGCGCGTCATCTTCCGCTCGCTGTTTCCCTCGGGAACCACCGTGTTCGATCCGCTGGACGAAGAGGGCGAGGCCGCCTCGGTGTCCCATGTCAGCGCCCGGCAGGAATACCGCAATCTCGTTGCGGCCCTGAACCTGCCGCTGCGCAGCGCCGACCAGGAGCGCCTTTCGGCCTGA
- a CDS encoding autotransporter outer membrane beta-barrel domain-containing protein produces the protein MTSGQSVYGIFLGGGNNTATLSGLIETLGEDSIAVYTLGTNNTVTLSGSIETDLGLGIYMVGGNNSVAVSGSIVTSGSRAGIVLLNGQNTVNIAGEVSTAGAQAIVLEDSGNRVELQPGYVILGDVIGGTGSGNTLAFGGAGMEDFDLDRIGSLGPARTQFRSFQTFAVDSGTWNFSGATTEAFTVNAGTLAGTGTFGGLTVASGGIHTPGNSIGTQVVNGPYANHGVLEMEIAENGVSDQVLVNGPVDITGATLRVMALPGAGNWQNIETYRIIDNDGVDAVTGLFTLDNTLAFFDASLDHAGGTGNDIELTMLRNGVQLVDVAATQNQTSAASALDDFGLSSPIYRQILGLSAADARTAYDSASGEIHASGQHVIDATFALFQSGLGGNAPAGNGGQFIPLAYAAQPATNAGLGAIHDLEHSPARHWMWLKPLAGRGNVAADGNAAALDWSAAGLAAGYEGEAQLAGGDAGFGIGAGYLNSAGTVAARASTMSGNGGYLGAYGSWTNGALALSGSLAYGATHVATSRDIVVGAITDTATAGYWSHSIGIDLEAGYGFALGETLTVSPIGTLATGWSGHGGAAETGAGALNATIDPSGAWLLDTGLGLELAHTSQLADGGSLTLKGRALWQHRFGDTTPVQTLTLAGSPTASTVLGPAGDRDRLLVGLGLDYAPSDAITASLSYNGAFSGSEASHGLAAGIKVGF, from the coding sequence ATGACTTCCGGACAGAGCGTCTATGGCATATTCCTGGGAGGCGGAAACAATACCGCAACGCTTTCCGGCCTGATCGAAACCCTGGGTGAAGACTCTATCGCCGTCTACACACTTGGCACCAATAACACAGTGACGCTTTCCGGCTCGATCGAAACGGACCTTGGTTTGGGCATCTACATGGTAGGTGGAAACAATTCCGTCGCTGTCTCGGGTTCCATCGTGACGAGCGGATCGCGCGCTGGCATCGTTTTGTTGAACGGACAAAACACGGTCAATATCGCGGGCGAGGTTTCAACGGCCGGCGCACAGGCGATCGTGCTGGAGGACAGCGGTAACCGGGTTGAGCTACAGCCCGGTTACGTGATCCTAGGTGATGTAATTGGTGGCACCGGCAGCGGTAACACGCTGGCCTTTGGCGGGGCGGGCATGGAGGACTTCGATCTCGACCGCATCGGGAGCCTCGGCCCGGCCCGGACACAGTTCCGCAGTTTCCAGACCTTTGCCGTCGATAGCGGAACATGGAATTTCTCCGGCGCCACCACCGAGGCCTTCACAGTCAATGCTGGCACACTGGCCGGCACCGGAACGTTTGGTGGCCTGACTGTCGCCAGCGGCGGCATCCATACGCCCGGCAATTCGATCGGCACGCAGGTCGTCAATGGCCCCTATGCCAACCATGGTGTGCTGGAGATGGAGATCGCCGAGAACGGAGTTTCCGACCAGGTGCTGGTCAATGGCCCGGTCGATATCACCGGCGCAACCTTGCGCGTTATGGCGCTGCCCGGTGCTGGCAACTGGCAGAATATCGAAACCTATCGCATCATCGACAATGACGGTGTCGATGCGGTCACGGGCCTGTTCACGCTCGACAACACGCTCGCTTTCTTCGATGCCAGTCTCGATCATGCCGGGGGCACCGGCAACGATATCGAGCTGACCATGCTGCGCAACGGCGTCCAGCTCGTCGATGTGGCGGCCACGCAGAATCAGACGAGCGCTGCCAGTGCCCTCGATGACTTTGGTCTATCGAGCCCGATCTATCGGCAGATACTGGGCCTGTCCGCTGCCGACGCCCGCACGGCCTATGACAGCGCCTCGGGCGAAATCCACGCGTCCGGCCAGCATGTGATCGACGCGACCTTCGCGCTCTTCCAGTCCGGCCTCGGCGGCAATGCTCCCGCTGGCAATGGCGGCCAGTTCATCCCGCTGGCCTATGCCGCCCAGCCGGCCACCAATGCCGGCCTCGGCGCCATCCACGATCTGGAGCATTCGCCCGCTCGGCACTGGATGTGGCTCAAGCCGCTCGCCGGCCGGGGCAATGTTGCCGCCGACGGCAACGCGGCGGCACTCGACTGGTCTGCCGCCGGCCTTGCCGCCGGCTATGAGGGCGAAGCGCAACTGGCCGGTGGCGATGCCGGGTTCGGAATTGGCGCCGGTTATCTCAATTCGGCCGGCACGGTCGCGGCTCGCGCCTCGACCATGAGCGGCAATGGCGGCTATCTCGGCGCCTATGGCAGCTGGACCAATGGCGCGCTCGCCCTCTCGGGCAGCCTTGCCTATGGCGCAACCCATGTGGCGACCAGCCGCGACATTGTTGTCGGCGCCATCACCGACACGGCCACTGCGGGCTATTGGAGCCACAGCATCGGTATCGACCTCGAAGCCGGCTACGGCTTTGCGCTGGGCGAGACGCTGACCGTCAGCCCGATCGGCACGCTGGCCACCGGCTGGTCCGGCCATGGCGGCGCGGCCGAGACCGGCGCCGGCGCCCTCAATGCCACCATCGATCCATCAGGCGCATGGCTGCTCGATACCGGACTGGGCCTGGAGCTTGCCCATACCAGCCAGCTTGCCGATGGCGGGAGCCTGACGCTCAAGGGCAGGGCGCTCTGGCAGCATCGCTTCGGCGACACCACCCCGGTGCAAACCCTGACGCTTGCCGGTTCACCCACGGCCTCGACGGTCCTGGGCCCGGCAGGTGACCGCGACCGGCTACTTGTCGGCCTCGGCCTCGACTATGCCCCCAGTGACGCCATCACGGCCAGCCTGAGCTATAACGGCGCCTTTTCGGGCAGCGAAGCCAGCCATGGCCTCGCCGCGGGGATCAAGGTCGGGTTCTGA
- a CDS encoding DnaJ domain-containing protein has product MSWFFLGGAVLLALAALYQYLRKMDRRLLMKGLRWGVGGLLALIAALLLLVRRFDIALFVGAGAVQVLRMGRLGPFSFDAASVDKGNVSSVRSYYFSMELDHDTGQVTGNVVAGQYAGADLMDLGEIETRLLLAEVEGDADSMSLLESWLDANRAGWREYFAAQDSGETPRNEPAGDPVAEAYAVLGLKPGASDDDIRAAHRELMKGVHPDHGGSSYLASKINAARDLLLKHP; this is encoded by the coding sequence ATGAGCTGGTTCTTCCTCGGCGGTGCCGTCCTGCTCGCCCTTGCCGCGCTCTATCAATATCTCCGCAAGATGGATCGCCGCCTTCTGATGAAGGGCTTGCGCTGGGGCGTGGGTGGCCTGCTGGCGTTGATTGCGGCGCTCCTGCTGCTGGTGCGGCGCTTCGACATTGCCCTCTTTGTCGGGGCCGGCGCCGTGCAGGTGCTGCGCATGGGGCGGTTGGGGCCGTTCTCCTTCGATGCGGCCTCGGTGGACAAGGGCAATGTCTCGTCCGTGCGCAGCTATTATTTCTCCATGGAGCTCGATCACGATACCGGGCAGGTCACCGGCAATGTCGTGGCCGGCCAATATGCCGGGGCCGATCTCATGGATCTCGGCGAGATCGAAACGCGCCTACTGCTGGCCGAAGTCGAGGGCGATGCCGACAGCATGAGCCTGCTCGAAAGCTGGCTCGATGCCAACCGCGCCGGCTGGCGCGAATACTTTGCCGCTCAGGATAGCGGCGAAACCCCGCGAAACGAGCCGGCCGGCGATCCCGTGGCCGAGGCCTATGCCGTGCTCGGGCTCAAGCCCGGTGCCAGTGACGACGATATCCGCGCCGCGCATCGCGAGCTGATGAAGGGCGTCCACCCCGATCACGGCGGCTCGAGCTACCTCGCCTCCAAGATCAACGCCGCCCGCGATCTGTTGCTCAAACACCCGTAA
- a CDS encoding VWA domain-containing protein: MADKDPIARKTGGLPQQGKVSSDIAAFVQKVGTMARPNAAQDGRLLFALDATMSRQPTWDLACSLQAEMFKAIPKDSALQVQLLYFRGFGECRASKWVVDATALARLMTGIDCRGGNTQIGKVFAHARAEHAKRRINAVVYVGDAIEENVDDLSEKAGQLGLLNCPIFVFQEGRDSSVEAAFREFARLTKGAYARFDASAPQELAALLKAVAAYASGGRALLKLQGSGPAQALLAQLPR; encoded by the coding sequence ATGGCGGACAAAGACCCGATTGCCCGAAAAACCGGCGGCCTGCCCCAACAGGGCAAGGTCAGCAGCGATATTGCCGCCTTCGTCCAGAAGGTCGGCACCATGGCGCGGCCCAATGCGGCGCAGGATGGCCGGCTGCTTTTCGCGCTCGATGCCACGATGAGCCGCCAACCCACCTGGGACCTGGCCTGTTCGCTGCAGGCCGAAATGTTCAAGGCGATCCCGAAAGACAGCGCCCTCCAGGTGCAATTGCTGTATTTCCGCGGCTTCGGCGAATGCCGGGCCTCCAAATGGGTGGTGGATGCCACGGCCCTGGCCCGGCTGATGACCGGCATCGATTGCCGGGGTGGCAATACCCAGATCGGCAAGGTTTTCGCCCATGCCCGCGCCGAACACGCCAAGCGTCGCATCAATGCGGTGGTCTATGTCGGCGATGCCATCGAGGAAAATGTGGACGATCTTTCCGAGAAAGCCGGCCAGCTCGGCCTGTTGAATTGCCCGATCTTCGTGTTCCAGGAGGGCCGCGACTCCAGCGTCGAGGCCGCCTTCCGCGAATTCGCGCGCCTCACCAAGGGCGCCTATGCAAGGTTCGACGCTTCCGCCCCGCAGGAGCTGGCGGCCCTGCTCAAGGCGGTGGCGGCCTATGCCAGCGGGGGCAGGGCCCTGCTCAAGCTGCAGGGCAGCGGCCCGGCGCAGGCGCTGCTGGCGCAATTGCCGAGATGA
- a CDS encoding DUF1489 family protein, which produces MIHMIKLCVGVSSLAELESYRDERAHWWDADYGEDVHVHRTRMMPKRAAEMEGKASIYWVIAGQVVCRQPILRLARYTNAEGIDYCDIIMAPDMVRTLPYPKRPFQGWRYLRPEDAPPDVGANENAESLALAADLAKLGLI; this is translated from the coding sequence ATGATTCACATGATCAAGCTGTGCGTGGGCGTGTCCAGCCTCGCCGAACTCGAATCCTACCGCGACGAACGCGCCCATTGGTGGGATGCCGATTACGGCGAGGACGTGCATGTCCACCGCACCCGCATGATGCCCAAGCGCGCCGCCGAAATGGAGGGCAAGGCTTCCATCTATTGGGTCATCGCGGGGCAGGTGGTGTGCCGGCAGCCCATCCTGCGGCTGGCCCGCTACACCAATGCCGAGGGTATCGACTATTGCGATATCATCATGGCGCCCGACATGGTCCGCACCTTGCCCTATCCCAAGCGCCCCTTCCAGGGCTGGCGCTACCTGCGCCCCGAAGATGCGCCACCCGATGTCGGCGCCAACGAAAATGCGGAATCGCTGGCGCTCGCGGCCGACCTGGCCAAGCTGGGGTTGATCTGA
- a CDS encoding glutathione S-transferase family protein, with product MKLLIGNRNYSTWSLRPWLVLRHFDIPFEDEVLQLQGEGFRDVLARRSPTGKVPVLQDGELTVVETIAIIEYLADRFPDKAIWPANIGERALARAAAAEMHSAFTALRSHAPMNLRASHPGKVSVDAVAKDLHRLETLWGSLLARSGGPFLFGAFTAADAMFAPVATRLRTYDLPVSDMAAGYVEAIYALPAFQDWLGMALHEPWIVDEDEIDVIQGRVKPGTLA from the coding sequence TTGAAGCTCTTGATCGGCAATCGCAACTATTCCACCTGGTCGCTGCGGCCCTGGCTGGTGCTCAGGCATTTCGACATCCCATTCGAGGATGAAGTGCTGCAATTGCAGGGCGAGGGTTTTCGCGATGTGCTGGCTCGGCGCTCGCCCACCGGCAAGGTGCCGGTCCTGCAGGATGGCGAGCTGACCGTGGTCGAGACCATTGCCATCATCGAATACCTGGCCGACCGCTTTCCCGACAAAGCCATCTGGCCCGCCAATATCGGCGAGCGCGCGCTGGCCCGTGCCGCCGCGGCCGAAATGCACTCCGCCTTCACCGCCCTGCGCAGCCATGCGCCGATGAACCTGCGCGCTTCCCATCCCGGCAAGGTCAGCGTGGACGCGGTGGCCAAAGACCTGCATCGTCTCGAAACCCTGTGGGGTAGCCTGCTGGCCCGTTCGGGCGGCCCGTTCCTGTTCGGCGCCTTCACCGCTGCCGACGCCATGTTTGCACCCGTGGCGACCCGCCTGCGCACCTATGACCTGCCGGTTTCCGATATGGCGGCAGGCTATGTCGAAGCCATCTACGCGCTTCCGGCCTTCCAGGACTGGCTGGGCATGGCCCTGCACGAGCCCTGGATCGTGGATGAGGACGAAATCGACGTCATCCAAGGCCGCGTCAAGCCGGGGACACTGGCATGA
- the mgtE gene encoding magnesium transporter has translation MSTDPETMPGPEAGIDYNVLRDADDHISPLWLERLRAYLAAARDDDVATVMEPLHTSDVGDVLESLDADERLHLVRLLGDRFDYSALTEVDESVRVELMDELPNAEIARGVSGLDNDDAVAILEDMEQEDRDEVLAKLPTFERLSLKRSLDFPEDSAGRRMQTDFIAIPPFWTVGQTIDYLRSEPDLPDEFYQIYVVDASYQVLGTLPLDKFLRARRATSIEALMNTNLVLVDANEDQEEAARDFERYDLVEVGVIDESKRLVGVLTIDDIVDVIHEEADEDIKLLAGVGDEDISDATVDTVRSRAPWLAVNLVTAVAVSFVIGLFGATIDQMVALAVLMPIVASMGGNAGTQTMTVTVRALAMRELDGPRLRRLITREMVVGCANGVIFAILIGLVTWLRFNDPQLGVVIALAMVINLVVAGTAGILIPILLDRFKADPAIASAVFVTTITDMVGFFAFLGIAGLWFGLF, from the coding sequence ATGAGCACAGATCCCGAGACCATGCCCGGCCCCGAGGCCGGGATCGACTACAATGTGCTGCGCGACGCCGATGACCACATCAGTCCGCTGTGGCTTGAACGCCTGCGCGCCTATTTGGCTGCGGCGCGGGATGACGATGTCGCCACGGTGATGGAACCTTTGCACACCTCCGATGTCGGCGACGTGCTGGAATCCCTCGATGCCGACGAGCGCCTGCATCTGGTGCGGCTGCTGGGCGACCGCTTCGACTATTCGGCGCTGACCGAGGTGGACGAGAGCGTCCGCGTCGAGCTAATGGACGAATTGCCCAATGCGGAAATCGCCCGCGGCGTCAGCGGTCTCGACAATGACGACGCCGTGGCCATCCTCGAGGACATGGAGCAAGAGGACCGCGATGAGGTCCTCGCCAAGCTCCCCACCTTCGAGCGGCTCAGCCTCAAGCGCAGCCTTGATTTCCCCGAGGATTCCGCCGGTCGGCGGATGCAGACCGATTTCATCGCCATTCCGCCCTTCTGGACGGTGGGCCAGACCATCGACTATCTGCGCAGCGAGCCCGACCTGCCGGACGAATTCTACCAGATCTATGTGGTCGACGCCTCCTACCAAGTGCTCGGCACGCTGCCGCTCGACAAGTTCCTGCGCGCCCGCCGCGCCACCTCCATCGAAGCGCTTATGAACACCAATCTGGTGCTGGTCGATGCCAATGAGGACCAGGAAGAGGCGGCCCGCGATTTCGAGCGCTACGACCTTGTCGAAGTCGGCGTCATCGATGAAAGCAAAAGACTGGTCGGCGTGCTGACCATCGACGACATCGTGGACGTGATCCACGAGGAGGCCGACGAGGATATCAAGCTGCTGGCCGGCGTGGGCGACGAGGATATTTCCGATGCCACAGTCGATACGGTGCGCAGCCGCGCGCCCTGGCTGGCCGTCAATCTGGTCACCGCGGTGGCGGTGTCCTTCGTGATCGGCCTGTTCGGCGCCACGATCGACCAGATGGTGGCCTTGGCGGTGCTGATGCCCATCGTTGCTTCCATGGGTGGCAATGCCGGCACACAGACCATGACGGTGACCGTGCGGGCGCTGGCCATGCGCGAACTGGACGGGCCGCGCCTGCGCCGGCTCATCACCCGTGAAATGGTGGTTGGCTGCGCCAATGGTGTCATCTTCGCCATATTGATCGGGCTGGTCACCTGGCTGCGCTTCAACGATCCGCAACTGGGCGTCGTCATCGCGCTGGCCATGGTCATCAACCTGGTCGTGGCCGGCACGGCGGGCATCCTGATCCCCATCCTGCTCGACAGGTTCAAGGCCGACCCGGCCATCGCCTCGGCGGTGTTCGTCACCACGATCACCGACATGGTCGGCTTTTTCGCCTTCCTGGGCATTGCGGGCCTGTGGTTCGGGTTATTTTGA
- a CDS encoding MmcQ/YjbR family DNA-binding protein codes for MVTHKMTDDLDQIFARIEQLAQTRALPGVARATSYGTPALKVRNKSFVRLKDAGTLVLLCPAEQKTLLMEISPEIYFETDHYVGYPAVLIRLAAISDEELSLRLEDAWRFKAPKKLAAERPTKPPATD; via the coding sequence ATGGTTACGCACAAAATGACCGACGATCTCGATCAGATTTTCGCGCGCATCGAACAACTGGCCCAGACGCGCGCCCTGCCCGGCGTGGCGCGGGCCACCAGCTATGGCACGCCGGCGCTGAAAGTGCGCAACAAGAGCTTCGTGCGACTCAAGGATGCCGGCACTCTGGTCCTGCTTTGCCCCGCCGAGCAGAAGACGTTGCTGATGGAAATCTCGCCGGAAATCTATTTCGAGACCGACCATTATGTCGGCTATCCCGCCGTGCTGATCCGGCTGGCGGCCATTTCCGACGAGGAACTGTCATTGCGGCTGGAAGACGCCTGGCGCTTCAAGGCGCCGAAGAAACTGGCGGCCGAACGGCCGACAAAACCACCTGCCACAGACTAG
- a CDS encoding recombinase family protein, with the protein MKQYVVYTRVSTEEQGKSGLGLEAQERDIDVFLTSFSEEPFEVLERFQDVLSGGTDDRPQLAKALKRVRSTGAELLVSKLDRLSRKVSFIATLMDDKAVKLRVASMPFADKFQLHIYAALAEQERTFISERTKAALKAAKANGKRLGGLRDKTMKRNEAIQAKAHAEAEKVMKVIGPLRQAGATLASIASTLNETGIPTSRGGSWTPTQVSRVLERVAQ; encoded by the coding sequence ATGAAGCAGTATGTTGTCTACACCCGCGTCAGCACTGAGGAGCAGGGCAAAAGCGGTCTTGGTCTGGAGGCCCAGGAAAGGGACATAGACGTGTTCCTGACCAGCTTTTCTGAGGAGCCCTTCGAGGTGCTGGAGCGCTTCCAGGATGTCCTTTCAGGTGGGACGGATGATCGGCCACAGCTCGCCAAGGCCCTCAAGAGGGTGCGGTCAACGGGAGCGGAGCTTCTGGTTTCCAAGCTGGACAGGCTCAGCCGCAAGGTGTCCTTCATAGCCACTCTGATGGATGACAAGGCGGTCAAGCTACGGGTGGCCTCTATGCCCTTCGCGGACAAATTCCAGCTCCACATCTACGCTGCCTTGGCGGAGCAGGAGCGGACCTTCATCAGCGAGCGTACCAAGGCCGCCCTCAAGGCAGCGAAGGCCAATGGCAAGCGACTTGGCGGGCTGCGGGACAAGACCATGAAACGGAACGAGGCCATCCAAGCCAAGGCACATGCGGAAGCAGAGAAGGTGATGAAGGTCATTGGTCCGTTGCGGCAGGCCGGAGCTACGTTGGCGAGCATTGCATCGACCCTGAACGAGACCGGCATTCCCACCTCCAGGGGCGGCTCATGGACGCCCACGCAGGTGTCTCGGGTTCTTGAGCGGGTAGCCCAATAG
- a CDS encoding winged helix-turn-helix domain-containing protein: MSDQPGTAKTNASLSLLTARAMLSSVATCVEEGGNVVALDRTEESVVELLVLEALADGRVRTNQQIKAKLQKWTGWTATDLARSGSREDEPKWHSSVNNVLTDERGLYAGGCVARKGRGKHQITDQGLVRLKQNEVWRNAIREAFDPKPQC; this comes from the coding sequence ATGTCTGACCAACCTGGCACAGCCAAGACGAATGCCTCGCTCTCGCTGTTGACGGCTCGCGCGATGCTGAGCAGTGTTGCCACCTGTGTTGAGGAGGGGGGCAATGTGGTGGCGTTAGATCGCACCGAGGAAAGCGTCGTCGAGCTGCTGGTGTTGGAGGCTTTGGCGGATGGCAGGGTCAGAACAAACCAACAAATCAAGGCCAAGCTCCAGAAGTGGACTGGCTGGACAGCAACAGACTTGGCGAGGTCTGGTTCACGCGAGGACGAGCCGAAGTGGCACAGTTCCGTCAATAACGTCTTGACGGACGAACGGGGGCTATATGCTGGTGGCTGCGTGGCCAGAAAGGGAAGAGGCAAACACCAGATCACCGACCAAGGGCTAGTGCGGCTTAAACAGAATGAAGTCTGGAGGAATGCCATTCGTGAGGCGTTCGACCCGAAGCCCCAGTGTTGA
- a CDS encoding BRO-N domain-containing protein: MTTTENTLRTFDFSGLELRVIMHMAEPWFVASDVCQSLGMDLKAGTSRWLRGLSPSEILRVTRETEPVLFPKGSKAQSMNLLPESGLYKLIMHSDKPRGPQVPGLGHPRGAAEHPQDGRLPAE, translated from the coding sequence ATGACCACCACCGAAAACACCCTTCGCACCTTCGACTTCTCTGGCCTTGAGCTGCGCGTAATCATGCACATGGCCGAGCCGTGGTTCGTGGCCTCGGACGTTTGCCAGTCCCTCGGCATGGACTTGAAGGCGGGCACCTCCCGCTGGCTGCGTGGTCTTTCACCCTCAGAAATTCTGCGGGTGACCCGCGAGACTGAGCCCGTCCTATTTCCGAAGGGCAGTAAGGCGCAGTCGATGAACCTCCTACCGGAGAGCGGCCTCTACAAGCTCATCATGCACTCGGATAAGCCCCGAGGCCCGCAAGTTCCAGGACTGGGTCACCCGCGAGGTGCTGCCGAGCATCCGCAAGACGGGCGGCTACCTGCTGAATGA
- a CDS encoding MarR family winged helix-turn-helix transcriptional regulator, protein MNSTSNSAPIDRRSSLSCLIHVLGILREHQTEMSIQTAQLFLTIAQHPGLLPRDVSPLSGMTQATTSRHLKTLVSTDPVEGGLGLVVKQYAVDNPRRHALHLSRAGRVLAERLVKAHQGAERTTGKVAVTRARKGYRVVTRQAVPPSQWEGWRGALN, encoded by the coding sequence ATGAACTCGACTTCAAACAGTGCCCCAATCGACCGTCGCTCCTCCCTCTCTTGTCTCATCCATGTCCTCGGCATCTTACGCGAACACCAGACCGAGATGAGTATTCAGACGGCCCAGCTGTTCCTCACCATCGCGCAACATCCAGGCCTCTTGCCGCGAGATGTCTCCCCGCTCTCCGGCATGACGCAGGCCACGACCTCCCGGCACCTCAAGACGCTGGTCAGCACTGACCCGGTGGAGGGTGGATTGGGTCTGGTGGTCAAACAGTACGCTGTGGACAATCCCCGCCGCCATGCGCTGCACCTGAGCCGGGCAGGCAGGGTGTTGGCAGAACGGCTGGTAAAGGCGCACCAGGGCGCGGAAAGGACGACCGGCAAGGTTGCAGTCACACGGGCCAGGAAGGGCTACCGGGTGGTCACTAGGCAGGCTGTGCCTCCCTCGCAATGGGAGGGGTGGCGGGGTGCCCTCAACTGA
- a CDS encoding FliM/FliN family flagellar motor switch protein, which yields MSTLDNIEVDITVELGATTMPVHHLLRMGRGAVIELDATENDPLNIYANSTLIAHGEVSVEDGHLRVLISEKIFRRG from the coding sequence ATGAGCACATTAGACAATATTGAAGTGGACATCACGGTCGAGCTTGGCGCAACCACGATGCCGGTCCACCATTTGCTGCGCATGGGCCGCGGCGCGGTGATCGAACTCGACGCCACCGAAAACGATCCGCTCAACATCTATGCCAACAGCACGCTGATCGCCCATGGCGAAGTCAGCGTCGAGGACGGGCACCTGCGCGTGCTGATCTCCGAGAAGATTTTCCGCCGCGGCTAG